The sequence TGGAATTTCATCTCCTCCCGCTTCCCCTCTCTCCCTTGCCCATTAAGGATTTCAAGAGTTTTTCAAAAAAAGCCTTGGTATTTCCCAGACCTTATGCTACTATTAGTAATCGTGAAACGACATGGGTCGGTGTCCGAGTGGTTAATGGAGGCGGACTGTAAATCCGCTGGCTTAGCCTACGCTGGTTCGAATCCAGCTCGGCCCATACTTTTTCACTTCTAGATTTTGGATTTAGCTGTAGAAAAGTCCAAGATCTAGATTTAATTTTTTTTGCCGATGTAGCTCAGTGGTAGAGCACACCCTTGGTAAGGGTGAGGTCACGAGTTCAAATCTCGTCATCGGCTTTTAGTCTATGCTTATAAGTCGATAATTTTTATAAGTCGCATTGATTTATATTTGAATTATTGGCGTTGCTGATTAAAAGTATGATTTGCCCCCGAAGTCCCAACTCTCGGGGATAAAAATCATTTAAAGTCCCCCATAGTTGCTGGATTTAGGGGGCTAGTAAATACAAGAAAACACATTCATATCTCAATTCAGCAACGCCGAATTATTAGTATGCCAGCTTCTTCTCAAATCAGCTGCGATCGCAGTACCGATACAACTATTAATAAAGACGGTAATAATTTTATTCTTCTCAACGGAATTAAAAAAGGGAATAACTTATTTCATAGCTTCAAGGAGTCTTCTATTCCTAAAGGTGGTTTGGCTAGTTTCAATAATTACACCGATATAATTAATATTATTAACCGGGTTACTGGTGGAAATATTTCTAATATTTATTGATGGTTTAATTAAAGCATCAGAGAATGCCAATCTATTAAAAAAATCTTGATTGCAGGGGCTATAGTACGTAATAATACAGTATTTTAAAATTTATGTTAGCAGTATACAAAAATAGGGAATTATAAACGCATAACACAACAGGATCTGCGTCAAAATGAAAGGGTTAGCATGTCTGCCAGTATTTATCACTGGTTTATTAATTTGGGGAAAAACATTACCAGCACCCGCTCAAATAACTTCCGACAATACTAGTAATACAACTGTTAATCAAAGCAATAACAATTTTAATATTCTTAACGGGATGCAAAAGGGGAATAATTTATTTCATAGTTTCAAAGAATTTTCTATTCCCCAAGGTAGTTCGGCTATTTTCAATAATTCTACCGACGTAGTAAATATTATTAACCGGGTAACTGGTGGAAATGTTTCAAATATTGATGGATTAATTAAAGCTTCGGGTAATGCTAATTTATTTTTAATTAATCCGTCGGGGATTGTATTTGGTGAAAATGCAAAACTAGATATTGGTGGTTCGTTTTTAGGAAGTACCGCATCAAGTATTTTATTTGAGGATGGCTTTGAATTTAGTGCTGTTAATCCTCAAGAAAAACCTTTATTAACTGTTAGCGTTCCCGTTGGTTTGCAGATGGGAACAAATCCGGGAGCAATTGAGGTAAATGGAAGCGGACATAACTTAATGACACAAGATGCTAATTTTGCACCTTATATTAATCCATTAAGCTTCATTCCATCACAACTTAGACCGGGATTACAAGTAAAGCCAGGAAAAACATTAGCATTGCTTGGGGGAGATATTCAGCTTGTTGGCGGTATTCTTACGGCAGCAGAAGGAAGAGTAGAATTAGTAAGTCTTAAAGAAGGAAGAGTAAACTTAGTTGATACTTCAAAAGGTTTTTCATTAGACAATGCAAAAATATCTAATTTCGGAAATATTCAGCTACTATCACGAGCTTTAGTAGATGTTTCTGGTGCCGGTGCTCAAGAAGTTAACATAAAGGCAAATCAATTTAATATAAAAGATGGTTCTGGTGTGATAATGCAGAATCGAGGAATTCAGCCAGCAGGTGATATTAACGTCTTAGCGTCGGCGGTTGAATTTAACGGTGCAATTCCTGATACTCAAATTCGCAGTGGCTTGTTAAACGAAACAATAGCCGGAGATGCTGGCAACATAAATATTACAACCGAAAGCTTGAAGGTTTTAGATGGGGCTGGGGTATCCAGTCGAACATTTGGTTTGGGAAACAGCGGTTTTATTAATATTAATGCCGCTCAATCAATAGATGTTATTGGAATTTCACCAATTAATCGCAGTCAAAATAGTGCTATCGGCTCGGCTACTTTATCTTCTGGAAAATCGGGAAATGTTAAGTTGTCAACTAAGAATTTGTCGATACTTGACGCTGGTGCGATCGCAACAATATCTTTGAGCAGTGGCTCAGCGGGTAATGTAACTATTAATAGTGAAAATACTCAAGTTGCTGGTAAGAGTAGGGGATTTTTTGGAATAACCACAATCACGGCTACTACTTTTGGAGAGGGTGATGCTGGCAACCTTACACTCAATACTAAAACTTTGTCAATTAGGAATCGTGGGGGCATTAATACAACTAGCCATAATAGCGGAAATGCTGGCAGTATAACTGTTAATGCCACTGAATACGTGGAAATAGTTAGTGGGGACGAAAGCGTTCCTAGTAATATAAATTCTTCTGTCTTACGTGAATCAAGAGTTGTAGGAGAGTTCTTAGAGCTACCTGATTTACCTTCTGGTGATGCCGGTAATATTACAGTCAACACTCCCTATCTGAAGTTAAGCGATTATGGAACTCTTTCAGTTAGTAATGCAGTTATTGGTAATGCCGGAACATTAACAGTAAATGCCGATTTAATACAGTTAGAAAATAAAGCTAATTTAACTGCATTCAGTAACTCTGGTGAAGGTGGCAATATTTTTGTACAAAGCGATTCTTTACAAATGCGTCGCGAAAGCTTTATCGCAACTGATGCAGGGGGTGAAGGTAATGGCGGCAATATAACTATTAATACAGATACTCTTGCAGCTTTGGAAAACAGCGATATTACCGCAAATGCACAAAATAGTTTCGGCGGGAATGTAACTATTAATGCAGAAGGAATTTTCGGTACTCAGTTCCGAGAACAACAAACTACAAAAAGTGATATAACTGCAACTTCTGAATTGGGAGCAGAATTTAATGGTGTAGTTGAATTAAATACTCCTGGAGTTGATCCTAATTCTGGTTTAGTAGAATTGTCCGCAGAATTAACAGATTCATCACAAAATATTGCTTCCGGATGTATAAGTAAAGCTGGAAGTAATTTTGTTGTTACTGGAAGAGGTGGAATACCACAAAATCCTAGTCATAAATTAATTGCAAATCGTATTTGGTTGGATATTCGCAATTTCTCGGCATCTAAGAATAAGAACATTGATGAAATCTCAGAGATACCAAACAAACCCGAAATTGTCGAAGCAACTGGTTTTGTCCGTCACCCCAACGGAGAAGTTGAACTTATTGCTACTCAAAATAAACCTTTTCTAATCAGGCAAGCATCTAATTGCAGAGTGCAAAAAACTTAATAGTACTGTTTTGTATCTTGTGTTAGTAGGAATAAAAATCAGGGAACCATAAATCCAGAACAAAAAAAGCTTGCTAGTCATGAAAGGAATTGTATTTTTATCTAGATTTATAACTGTTTTTCTAACTTTAGGAATTACTTCACCAGCACCCGCTCAAGTAACATCCGATCAAACTACTAATACAACTGTTAATCAAAGCAATAATAATTTTAATATTCTTAACGGGATGCAAAAGGGGAATAATTTATTTCATAGTTTCAAAGAATTTTCTATTCCCCAAGGTAGTTCGGCTATTTTCAATAATTCTACCGACGTAGTAAATATTATTAACCGGGTAACTGGTGGAAATATATCTAATATTGATGGATTAATAAAAGCTTCGGGTAATGCTAATTTATTTTTGATTAATCCTGCGGGAATTGTATTTGGTGAAAATGCAAAACTAGATATTGGTGGTTCGTTTTTTGGCAGTACCGCATCAAGTATTTTATTTGAGGATGAGTTTGAATTTAGTGCTGTTAATCCAGAAAGTACACCTTTATTAACTGTTAGCGTTCCCGTGGGTTTACAAATGGGGAAAAATCCAGGAGCAATTAAAGTAAATGGCAGCGGACATAATTTGATTGCACAAGATGCTACCTTCTCACCTTATATCAATCCTGGAAACGCTAATTCTTTACAAGTGAAACCAGGAAAAACATTATTTTTAATTGGAGGAGATATTCAACTTGATGGTAGTATTCTCACAGCAGAATCGGGAAGAATAGAATTAGCCAGTCTAAATGAAGGAGAGGTCAATTTAACTCAGACTTCAAAAGATTTGACGTTAAATGATATCAAGACATCCAATTTTGGAAATATTCAATTAGCGCAACGAACTTTAGTAGATGTTTCCGGTGCTAGCGGTGGAGAAGTTAACATCCAAGGAAATCAAGTTAGTGTCAAAGATGGTTCTGTTGTCATGGTACAGAATCGCGGCATTCAACCAGCAGGTGATATTAACCTCAAAGCTAAATCTGTTGTATTGAGTGGTGCAATTCCCGATACTCAAATTCGCAGCAGCTTGATGAGCGAGACTTTGCCTACAGGTGGAGATACTGGCAACATAAACATTACAACTGAACGTTTAAAAATTGAAGATGGTGCTTCGGTATTTACTCGAACTTTTGGCTTAGGAAAAGCTGGTTTTATTTATATTAATGCGAGCGAATCAATAGATATTACTGGAGTTTCGGCAATTAATCCCAACCAATTTAGTGCTATTGGTTCAGCTACTTTGTCTCCTGGAAAATCGGGAGATGTTAAGTTGTCAACTAAAAATTTATCGGTACTCGATAGTGGCGTTATTGCAACAACAACTTTTAGTAATGGCTCTGCTGGCAATATAACTATTGATAGCGAAAATACTCAAGTTGCTGGTTTGAGTCGCGGAATTTTTAGAGCCACTGCAATCACTGCCACCACTTTTGGGCAGGGTGATGCTGGCAGCATTGATTTGAATACACAAACACTATCAATCGGGTATGGCGGAACTGTTAATACAACTAGCCATAATAGTGGAAACTCTGGCAGCGTGACTATTAACGCGACTAAATCGATAGAAGTTGCTGGTGGAAACGAAATCCAAGCTGCTAATATCAATTCGTCAGTTTTGCCTCAATTAGCATTTATAGGAAAGTTTCCGGGGCTGCCTCAAGTTCCTACTGGCGATGCTGGTAATGTTACGGTAAATACACCATATCTGAAGCTAAGCGATTTTGGAAGTATTACAACCCGCAATGCAGGTACGGGGAATGCTGGAAGACTTAAAGTAAATGCTGATTTAATCAAAATAGAAAATCAAGCTGGCTTTGCTGCACGCAGTAATTCTGGTGAAGGTGGCGATATTTTGGTACAAGCTGATTCTTTACAAATGCGTCGCGAGAGTTATATCAGCACCGACACGCGTGGTGAAGGTAACGGTGGGAATATTAATATTAATACTAATACTCTTGTAGCGCTACAAAACAGCGATATCACTGCAAATGCAGAAAATAGTTTTGGTGGCAAAGTAACTATAAACGCGTATGGTATTTTTGGTACTCAGTTTAGAGAGAATCTAACATTAGAAAGCGATATAACTGCAAGTTCTCAATTAGGAGCAGAATTTAGCGGGATAGTTGAACTAAATACTCCTGGAATTGATCCGAGTTCGGGTATCGCAGAATTACCTACAGATGTCATAGATTCGGACAATCAAATTGCTGCTGGTTGTTCGAGTAATGCTGGTAGTAGTTTTGTAGCAACTGGAAGGGGTGGAATACCGCAAAATCCTAACGAACAGGTTGATTCAAGCCCTTCTTGGTCAGATATTCGTGATTTATCTGCATATCGTCAACGAAATAATAATACTGTTGAAAATACACAAAAATTAGATAAAACACCAATTGTCGAAGCAACTAGTTTTATCCGTAATCAAGACGGAGAAATTGAACTGATTGCTTCTCAAAATAAACCTTTAACAACACAAGGTTTTAACTGTCGTGGAATGAATACGTTGTAACACTGATTGTGAAAATATATGTTAGATACTTATGTAAACAGGGAACTATAAATCCAGAAAATCAAATACTTTGCCAAAATGAAAGGGATTGCATTTCTATCTGGATTTATAACTGTTTTTCTAACTTCAGGGATAAATTTACCAGCAGTGGCTCAGGTAACGTCCGATAATACTACCAATACAACTGTTAATACAAACGGCAATAATTTTAATATTATTAACGGTATTCAAAAGGGGAATAATTTATTTCACAGTTTCAAAGAATTTTCTATCCCTAATGGTGGTTCGGCTACTTTCAATAATTCTACCGATGTAACAAATATTATTAACCGAGTAACTGGTGGAAATGTTTCAAATATTGATGGATTAATAAAAGCTTCGGGTAATGCTAATTTATTTTTGATTAATCCATCGGGGATTGTATTTGGTGAAAATGCAAAACTAGATATTGGTGGTTCATTTTTAGGAAGTACAGCATCAAGTATTTTGTTTGAGGATGGCTTTGAATTTAGTGCTGTTAATCCTCAAGAAAAACCTTTATTAACTGTTAGCGTTCCCGTTGGTTTGCAGATGGGAACAAATCCCGGAGCAATTGAAGTAAATGGAAGCGGACATAATTTAACGGCACGAGATGCTAATTTTGCACCTTATATTAATCCATTAAGCTTCATTCCATCACAACTGAAACCGGGATTACAAGTAAAGCCAGGAAATACATTAGCGTTGCTTGGGGGAGATATTCAGCTTGTTGGCGGTATTCTTACGGCGGTAGAAGCAAGAGTAGAATTAGCTAGCCTTAAACAAGGAAGAGTCAGTTTAGTTGATACTTCAAAAGGTTTTTCACTAAATAATTCAAAAATATCTGATTTTGGAAATATTCAACTACTATCAAGAGCTTTAGTCGATGTTTCTGGTGCCGGAGAAATTAGCGTGCAGGGAAATCAATTTAATATAAAAGATGGTTCTGTAGTAGGGATACAGAATCGCGGAATTCAAACAGCAGGAAATATTAATGTTAATGCTAAATCCATTGATATAAGTGGAGCAATTTCCGAAACTCAAATTCGCAGCAGTTTAGTAAATGAGACTTTCGCAGGAGATGCTGGAAATATAAATATTAGCACCGAACGTTTGAGCATTGAAGATGGTGCTGGGGTATTTAGTCGAACCTTTGGTTTCGGAAATAGCGGCGTTATTAACATTAATGCAACTGAATCGATAGATGTTATCGGAGTTTCTTCCGATCCAAGAAATTTTAGTATTATTAGTTCAGTCACCTTTGGTCAAGAAGATTCGGGAAATATTAACCTTTCAACAGGGAATTTATCAGTACTTAATAGTGGTGTAATTTCTACAACTACTTTCGGCAATGGTTCTGCTGGTAATATAAATGTTCAAAGTGACAATACTTTAGTGTTTGGTTTAAGTCGAGGATTTTTTGGAAACACCACAATTACTGCTACTTCTTTTGGAAAAGGTAATTCTGGAAATATTAGTATCAATACACAAACTTTGTCAGTTAAAGATGGTGGAAATGTAAATACAAGTGGCTACAGCAGTGGAAATTCTGGCAACGTAACTGTTAACGCTACTGAATTTTTAGAAATCAGTGGTGGAAAGCAAATGAGAGGATCTAATATTAATTCCGCTGTTTTAAGTTTGCCAGAATTTTATAGACAATTATTAACACAACCCCATGCAACCACGGGCAATGCTGGTAATGTTACTATTAATACCCCACGTTTAAAAATAAGCGATGATTCAAGTATTTTAGTCCGTAATGCTGGCACCGGTAACGCCGGAAAATTAGCAATTACAGCCGATTTAATCCAGCTAGAGAATCAAGGTGAATTAGTTGCTCGTAGTAATTCCGGTAGAGGTGGAGATATTTTTGTACAAAGTGATTCTTTACAGATGCGTCGTAGTGGCTTAATTACGACTGACGCAAAAGGTGAAGGGAACGGTGGTAATATTACCATCAATACTAATACTCTTGTAGCTTTGGAAAATAGCGATATTACTGCTAACGCACAAAATAGTTTTGGTGGGAAAGTAACTGTGAATGCGTATGGTATTTTTGGTACCCAGTTTAGAGAAAATCTCACAGAAGAAAGTGATATTACCGCTAGTTCTGATTTGGGAGCAGAATTTAGTGGTGACGTTGAACTTAATACTCCTGGAATTGATCCCAGTTCGGTAACCGTTGAATTACCAGAGAATCTCACTGATTCCAGCAATCAAATAGCATCTGGATGTGCTGCTCAAACTGGTAATACTTTTATAGTCACGGGAAGAGGCGGAATCCCAACAAATCCAAATCTATATTCTTATTCAAATCCTATTTGGTTGGATATTCGCGATTTGTCAGCATTTCGTAAACCTAATAATAATTCGGAAATTACTAATATTTCAAACAAACCAGCAATTATTGAAGCAACTAGTTTTATCCGTAATCAAGACGGAGAAATTGAACTGATTGCTTCTCAAAATGAACCTTTAACAACACAAGGTTTTAACTGTAGTGGAATGAATACGTTGTAACACTGATTGTGAAAATATATGTTAGATAAATATGTAAACTGGGAACTATAAATTCGGAAAATAAATACTTTGACAAAATGAAAGGGATTGCATTTCTATCTGGATTTATAACTGTTTTTCTAACTTCGGGAATAATTTTACCAGCTTCTTCTCAGGTAACGTCCGATAATACTACCAATACCACTGTTGATACAAGCAATAATAATTTCAATATTCTTAATGGGATTCAAAAAGGAAATAATTTATTTCACAGCTTCAAAGAGTTTTCTATACCTACTGGTAGTTCGGCAACTTTCGATAATTCTACCGATGTAGTCAATATTATTAATCGGGTAACTGGTGGAAATACTTCTAATATTAATGGGTTAATTAAAGCTAACGGTAATGCAAATTTATTTTTAATTAATCCTGCGGGGATTGTATTTGGGGAAAATGCCCGGTTGAATATTGGTGGTTCGTTTTTTGGCAGTACAGCCGAAAGTATTTTGTTTGAAGATGGGTTTGAATTTAGTGCGGTGAACCGTACAGATGCACCGTTGTTAACTGTTAGCGTTCCCGTTGGTTTGCAGATGGGGACAAATTCCGGAGAAATTCAGGTACAGAGTACCGGACATAATCTTAGTTTTTCACCTAATGGGTTTTTTCCACCTTTTACCCGCGAAGCAAATCCTCAAGCTTTGAGCGTAAAACCAGGTAAAACTATAGCTTTAGTTGGTGGTGGTATTACCTCTACTGGCGGACAAATAGTTGCAGAAGGGGGAAGAATTGAACTCGGAAGTGTTAGCGATGGTGAAGTTAAGCTCAATTCAATCTCTACAGGTTTTGCGCTTGATTATAGCAACGTATCTAATTTCCAAGATATTCAACTTGCTCAAAAAGCTTCTTTAGATGCGAGTGAATCTGATATCAATGGTGGAATTCACCTTTCGGGAAGACGAATTAATGTAACGGATGGTTCGGTGGGATTGGTGCAAAATTCAAAAGCTGGAATCAAGGGGGGAAATATTACTGTTAACGCTTCAGAATTGCTTGAGTTTACCGGTACAACCACAGATGGAAAAATTCGTAGTAACTTTACCACCGAAACAATTAACACTGGTGCAAGTGGAGAAATTAGAGTTTCTACCAAAGATTTGATTTTTACAGATGGTGGACAAATTGTTACTAGAACCTATAGCGGGGGTAATTCTGGAAATGTAACTATAGACGCTTCGGAATCAGTACAAGTTATTGGTTCAGCAGCTTTAAATCCTCGTTTCTTAAGCAGTATTTTCTTAACCGTCAATGGTAGAACCAGTACTGGAAAAGCAGGGGATTTAAATATCTCGACAAAAGATTTTATTGCTTCGGATGGAGGATTAATTTCGACAGCTTCTTACGGTAAAGGAGACGGAGGCAATATTACCTTGAACGCTGATAATATTGACTTGAGCAGTACTGACCCGGTTTTTGATGGTTCAACTGATTTAAGGGTGGGTAGTTTTAGAGGTGGAGATGGTGGAAGTCTAACTATTAATACTCAAAGATTAACCGTGCGAGATGGTGCCAGAATCAATGCAACAACTATTGGTGAAGGAAATGCTGGTAGTGTAACAATCAATGCAAGCAAAATTGTTGATGTTAGAAACGGTACTATCACATCATCCGCAACCTCTCCCGATTTACGTACCGTTCTCAATGGTTTTGATACTGACTCAACGGGAAAAGCAGGAAGCATAAATATCAACACTAATCGCTTTATAGTCCGAGATGAAAGTACTATATCCGTTGCCAATAATGGTCCAACTGATGCAGGTGAATTAAGCATAAATGCAAATAGTCTCTTTGTTGATAATCAAGCAATTCTTTCTGCTAATACTAAGTTAGGTGAAGGTGGAAATATTGCTTTAAATTTAAAAGAATCATTGATATTACGCAACAATAGTTTGATTGATACGGAAGCTGGAGGAACGGGTAATGGTGGTAATATCACAATTTATTCTCCGATTATTGCCGGTTTTGAAAACAGCGATATCGTTGCCAATGCTTTAGAAGGTAATGGAGGTAATATTGATATCACAACTCAAGGTATTTTCGGCTTAAAATTTCGCGATTCCCTTACCGAAGAAAATGATATCAGCGCCAGTTCTCAATTTGGTGTAAACGGTACGGTAGCAATCAATAATATTAGTATTGACCCCAGTTCTGGTTTAACAGAATTACCCGTAAAATTAGCAGATTCATCACAGAAAATTGCATCCGGATGTGCTGCTAAAACAGGTAACACATTTGTCGCAACCGGAAGGGGTGGAATACCGCAAAATCCCAACGAACAGGTGGATACAAGTAATACCTGGTCGGATATTCGGGATTTATCGGCATATCGCAAACCTAATAATAATTCGGAAAATACTAGTATTTCCAAAAAACCAGCAATTATAGAAGCAACTGGTTTTATCCGTAATAGAAACGGAGAAATTGAACTTGTTGCTTTACAAAATACGCCTTTTAATAAACAACAAGCTTCTAACTGTAGTGGAATAAATACATAATAAAACTATATTTTTTATTTTGTGAGCATAAAAGTAAATTGGGTAACCATAAATCTATAACACATTTTTAGTTTGCTAGACATGAAATGGATCGAAGTCTTATCTGGATTTGTTAGTATTTTAATAACTTTGGGGGTTGTTTTACCGGCTGCTTCTCAGGTAAATAGTGATGAAACTACTAATACAACTGTTAGTACAAGCAATAATAGTTTTAATATTCTCAACGGTATTCAAAAAGGTAATAATTTATTTCACAGCTTCAAAGAATTTTCTATTCCCAAAGGTAGTTCGGCTGTTTTCAATAATTCTACTGAGGTAGTAAATATTATTAACCGAGTAACTGGTGGAAATATTTCAAATATTAATGGATTAATCAAAGCTAATGGTAATGCAAATTTATTTTTAATCAACCCTGCGGGAATTGTATTTGGTGAAAATTCGCGCTTAGATATTGGTGGTTCGTTTTTTGGCAGTACGGCAGAAAGTATTTTATTTAAAGATGGCTTTGAATTTAGTGCTGTTAATCCTCAAGAGAAGCCGTTGTTAACAGTTAGCGTTCCTGTTGGTTTGCAGATGGGTACAAATCCCGGAGCAATCGAGGTAAATGGCAACGGACATAGTTTAACTACTACAA comes from Rivularia sp. PCC 7116 and encodes:
- a CDS encoding filamentous hemagglutinin N-terminal domain-containing protein, coding for MKGIVFLSRFITVFLTLGITSPAPAQVTSDQTTNTTVNQSNNNFNILNGMQKGNNLFHSFKEFSIPQGSSAIFNNSTDVVNIINRVTGGNISNIDGLIKASGNANLFLINPAGIVFGENAKLDIGGSFFGSTASSILFEDEFEFSAVNPESTPLLTVSVPVGLQMGKNPGAIKVNGSGHNLIAQDATFSPYINPGNANSLQVKPGKTLFLIGGDIQLDGSILTAESGRIELASLNEGEVNLTQTSKDLTLNDIKTSNFGNIQLAQRTLVDVSGASGGEVNIQGNQVSVKDGSVVMVQNRGIQPAGDINLKAKSVVLSGAIPDTQIRSSLMSETLPTGGDTGNINITTERLKIEDGASVFTRTFGLGKAGFIYINASESIDITGVSAINPNQFSAIGSATLSPGKSGDVKLSTKNLSVLDSGVIATTTFSNGSAGNITIDSENTQVAGLSRGIFRATAITATTFGQGDAGSIDLNTQTLSIGYGGTVNTTSHNSGNSGSVTINATKSIEVAGGNEIQAANINSSVLPQLAFIGKFPGLPQVPTGDAGNVTVNTPYLKLSDFGSITTRNAGTGNAGRLKVNADLIKIENQAGFAARSNSGEGGDILVQADSLQMRRESYISTDTRGEGNGGNININTNTLVALQNSDITANAENSFGGKVTINAYGIFGTQFRENLTLESDITASSQLGAEFSGIVELNTPGIDPSSGIAELPTDVIDSDNQIAAGCSSNAGSSFVATGRGGIPQNPNEQVDSSPSWSDIRDLSAYRQRNNNTVENTQKLDKTPIVEATSFIRNQDGEIELIASQNKPLTTQGFNCRGMNTL
- a CDS encoding filamentous hemagglutinin N-terminal domain-containing protein, encoding MKGLACLPVFITGLLIWGKTLPAPAQITSDNTSNTTVNQSNNNFNILNGMQKGNNLFHSFKEFSIPQGSSAIFNNSTDVVNIINRVTGGNVSNIDGLIKASGNANLFLINPSGIVFGENAKLDIGGSFLGSTASSILFEDGFEFSAVNPQEKPLLTVSVPVGLQMGTNPGAIEVNGSGHNLMTQDANFAPYINPLSFIPSQLRPGLQVKPGKTLALLGGDIQLVGGILTAAEGRVELVSLKEGRVNLVDTSKGFSLDNAKISNFGNIQLLSRALVDVSGAGAQEVNIKANQFNIKDGSGVIMQNRGIQPAGDINVLASAVEFNGAIPDTQIRSGLLNETIAGDAGNINITTESLKVLDGAGVSSRTFGLGNSGFININAAQSIDVIGISPINRSQNSAIGSATLSSGKSGNVKLSTKNLSILDAGAIATISLSSGSAGNVTINSENTQVAGKSRGFFGITTITATTFGEGDAGNLTLNTKTLSIRNRGGINTTSHNSGNAGSITVNATEYVEIVSGDESVPSNINSSVLRESRVVGEFLELPDLPSGDAGNITVNTPYLKLSDYGTLSVSNAVIGNAGTLTVNADLIQLENKANLTAFSNSGEGGNIFVQSDSLQMRRESFIATDAGGEGNGGNITINTDTLAALENSDITANAQNSFGGNVTINAEGIFGTQFREQQTTKSDITATSELGAEFNGVVELNTPGVDPNSGLVELSAELTDSSQNIASGCISKAGSNFVVTGRGGIPQNPSHKLIANRIWLDIRNFSASKNKNIDEISEIPNKPEIVEATGFVRHPNGEVELIATQNKPFLIRQASNCRVQKT
- a CDS encoding filamentous hemagglutinin N-terminal domain-containing protein, which produces MKGIAFLSGFITVFLTSGINLPAVAQVTSDNTTNTTVNTNGNNFNIINGIQKGNNLFHSFKEFSIPNGGSATFNNSTDVTNIINRVTGGNVSNIDGLIKASGNANLFLINPSGIVFGENAKLDIGGSFLGSTASSILFEDGFEFSAVNPQEKPLLTVSVPVGLQMGTNPGAIEVNGSGHNLTARDANFAPYINPLSFIPSQLKPGLQVKPGNTLALLGGDIQLVGGILTAVEARVELASLKQGRVSLVDTSKGFSLNNSKISDFGNIQLLSRALVDVSGAGEISVQGNQFNIKDGSVVGIQNRGIQTAGNINVNAKSIDISGAISETQIRSSLVNETFAGDAGNINISTERLSIEDGAGVFSRTFGFGNSGVININATESIDVIGVSSDPRNFSIISSVTFGQEDSGNINLSTGNLSVLNSGVISTTTFGNGSAGNINVQSDNTLVFGLSRGFFGNTTITATSFGKGNSGNISINTQTLSVKDGGNVNTSGYSSGNSGNVTVNATEFLEISGGKQMRGSNINSAVLSLPEFYRQLLTQPHATTGNAGNVTINTPRLKISDDSSILVRNAGTGNAGKLAITADLIQLENQGELVARSNSGRGGDIFVQSDSLQMRRSGLITTDAKGEGNGGNITINTNTLVALENSDITANAQNSFGGKVTVNAYGIFGTQFRENLTEESDITASSDLGAEFSGDVELNTPGIDPSSVTVELPENLTDSSNQIASGCAAQTGNTFIVTGRGGIPTNPNLYSYSNPIWLDIRDLSAFRKPNNNSEITNISNKPAIIEATSFIRNQDGEIELIASQNEPLTTQGFNCSGMNTL
- a CDS encoding filamentous hemagglutinin N-terminal domain-containing protein, translating into MKGIAFLSGFITVFLTSGIILPASSQVTSDNTTNTTVDTSNNNFNILNGIQKGNNLFHSFKEFSIPTGSSATFDNSTDVVNIINRVTGGNTSNINGLIKANGNANLFLINPAGIVFGENARLNIGGSFFGSTAESILFEDGFEFSAVNRTDAPLLTVSVPVGLQMGTNSGEIQVQSTGHNLSFSPNGFFPPFTREANPQALSVKPGKTIALVGGGITSTGGQIVAEGGRIELGSVSDGEVKLNSISTGFALDYSNVSNFQDIQLAQKASLDASESDINGGIHLSGRRINVTDGSVGLVQNSKAGIKGGNITVNASELLEFTGTTTDGKIRSNFTTETINTGASGEIRVSTKDLIFTDGGQIVTRTYSGGNSGNVTIDASESVQVIGSAALNPRFLSSIFLTVNGRTSTGKAGDLNISTKDFIASDGGLISTASYGKGDGGNITLNADNIDLSSTDPVFDGSTDLRVGSFRGGDGGSLTINTQRLTVRDGARINATTIGEGNAGSVTINASKIVDVRNGTITSSATSPDLRTVLNGFDTDSTGKAGSININTNRFIVRDESTISVANNGPTDAGELSINANSLFVDNQAILSANTKLGEGGNIALNLKESLILRNNSLIDTEAGGTGNGGNITIYSPIIAGFENSDIVANALEGNGGNIDITTQGIFGLKFRDSLTEENDISASSQFGVNGTVAINNISIDPSSGLTELPVKLADSSQKIASGCAAKTGNTFVATGRGGIPQNPNEQVDTSNTWSDIRDLSAYRKPNNNSENTSISKKPAIIEATGFIRNRNGEIELVALQNTPFNKQQASNCSGINT
- a CDS encoding hemagglutin-like protein, which produces MPASSQISCDRSTDTTINKDGNNFILLNGIKKGNNLFHSFKESSIPKGGLASFNNYTDIINIINRVTGGNISNIY